One window from the genome of Methylomarinovum caldicuralii encodes:
- a CDS encoding CvpA family protein, which translates to MLWIDYAILAVVVVSALLGFVRGLVQESFALLSWIAALWVALHFHPAMAYQLESVLPHPTLRIATAFVILFVATLLVGKLTGFLLATLVEHSPLSVLNRLGGFVFGAGRGVLLIAAVVLLAQNFELDRESWWRTSRLLPHAERWANTLGRLDPKPYLQRYRLPSLPL; encoded by the coding sequence TTGCTCTGGATCGATTATGCCATCCTGGCCGTGGTGGTGGTTTCCGCCTTGTTGGGGTTCGTCCGCGGTCTGGTGCAGGAAAGTTTCGCGCTGCTCAGCTGGATCGCCGCGCTTTGGGTTGCACTCCACTTCCATCCTGCCATGGCCTACCAGCTCGAGTCCGTCCTGCCGCATCCTACCTTACGCATCGCCACCGCCTTCGTAATTTTGTTCGTCGCCACGCTGCTCGTCGGCAAACTGACCGGGTTCCTGCTCGCCACCCTGGTGGAACATTCGCCGCTGAGTGTCCTGAACCGCCTGGGAGGATTCGTTTTCGGCGCCGGACGCGGGGTTTTGCTGATCGCCGCCGTTGTCCTGCTGGCCCAGAATTTCGAGCTGGACCGGGAAAGCTGGTGGCGCACGTCGCGTCTTTTGCCCCATGCCGAGCGCTGGGCCAATACCCTCGGGCGTCTGGACCCCAAGCCCTATCTCCAGCGTTACCGTCTTCCTTCCCTTCCACTTTGA
- the purF gene encoding amidophosphoribosyltransferase, which produces MCGIVGIVSHQPVNQELYEALTMLQHRGQDAAGIVTYEGGRFYLRKDKGLVRDVFQPEHMQHLRGTMGIGHVRYPTAGCTSSAEAQPFYVNSPYGIALGHNGNLTNAELLKQELFLQDQRHINTDSDSEILLNVFAHELQRLGKLRLDVSDVFDAVAEVHRRCRGAYAVTAMITGFGVLGFRDPYGIRPAVIGRRDSPQGPEYIIASESVALDVLGFKRLRDIAPGEAVFIEKNGRLHSRQCAERTLHAPCIFEFVYFARPDSVIDSISVYQARLRMGEKLAEKILRLRPDHDIDVVIPIPDTSRTAALELANRLGVKYREGFIKNRYIGRTFIMPGQQLRQKSVRRKLNPIDVEFKGRNVLLVDDSIVRGTTSKQIIQLARDAGASKVYFASASPPVRYPYVYGIDMPATSELIAHGCSEEEIQHFLGADWLIYQDLDDLVEAVRRCNPAIERFETSCFSGEYVTGDITPEYLERLSFCRRGPQAEESNTNNLDLHNSV; this is translated from the coding sequence ATGTGTGGAATCGTAGGCATCGTTTCCCATCAGCCGGTCAATCAGGAACTCTACGAAGCCCTGACGATGCTGCAGCACCGCGGTCAGGACGCCGCCGGCATCGTCACCTACGAGGGTGGCCGTTTCTATCTGCGCAAGGACAAGGGATTGGTGCGCGACGTGTTTCAGCCGGAGCACATGCAACACCTGCGCGGCACGATGGGGATCGGCCACGTCCGCTATCCCACCGCCGGTTGTACCAGTTCAGCCGAAGCCCAACCCTTCTACGTCAATTCCCCCTATGGCATCGCCCTGGGCCACAACGGCAATCTGACCAACGCCGAGCTCCTGAAACAGGAGCTGTTCCTGCAGGACCAGCGCCACATCAACACCGATTCGGATTCCGAAATCCTTCTCAATGTCTTCGCCCATGAACTGCAGCGTCTGGGAAAACTGCGTCTCGACGTCAGCGACGTTTTCGATGCCGTGGCCGAAGTCCATCGCCGCTGCCGGGGGGCTTATGCGGTGACCGCGATGATCACCGGTTTCGGGGTGCTGGGATTCCGGGATCCTTACGGAATCCGACCGGCCGTGATCGGCCGCCGCGATTCGCCCCAGGGGCCGGAATACATCATCGCTTCCGAAAGCGTCGCTCTCGATGTACTCGGTTTCAAACGGCTGCGGGACATCGCCCCCGGGGAGGCGGTCTTCATCGAAAAGAACGGCCGTCTTCACAGCCGCCAGTGTGCTGAGCGCACCCTGCACGCGCCCTGCATCTTCGAGTTCGTCTATTTCGCCCGTCCCGATTCGGTCATCGACAGCATCTCGGTCTATCAGGCCCGGCTGCGCATGGGGGAGAAACTGGCGGAGAAGATTCTGCGCCTGCGTCCGGATCATGACATCGACGTGGTCATTCCCATCCCGGACACCAGCCGCACCGCAGCGCTGGAGCTGGCCAACCGCCTGGGGGTGAAGTACCGTGAAGGGTTCATCAAGAACCGCTATATCGGCCGCACTTTCATCATGCCCGGACAGCAGCTGCGCCAGAAATCGGTGCGCCGCAAGCTCAATCCCATCGACGTGGAATTCAAGGGCAGGAACGTGCTGCTGGTGGACGATTCCATCGTCCGCGGCACCACCTCCAAACAGATCATCCAACTGGCCCGCGACGCCGGCGCCAGCAAGGTCTATTTTGCCTCCGCCTCCCCGCCGGTCCGTTACCCTTATGTCTACGGCATCGACATGCCGGCCACCTCGGAGCTGATCGCCCACGGCTGCAGTGAGGAAGAAATCCAGCATTTCCTCGGGGCCGACTGGCTGATCTATCAGGATCTCGACGATCTGGTGGAGGCGGTGCGGCGCTGCAACCCGGCCATCGAGCGTTTCGAAACCAGTTGCTTCAGCGGCGAATACGTTACCGGGGACATCACCCCGGAATACCTGGAGCGCCTCAGTTTCTGCCGCCGCGGCCCGCAAGCGGAAGAATCCAACACCAACAACCTCGACCTGCACAATTCGGTATGA
- the lolA gene encoding outer membrane lipoprotein chaperone LolA: protein MQLSFFPVIFLLWWAAAATAAPVDALDGFLSRVKTLAADFEQEVIDEHGNVSQRSEGRFYLARPGRFRWEYRKPYRQWVIADGSKVWFYDPDLEQVTVRPLDEALGSAPALLLSGQVRLQERFRVAGQGSEGGRAWVELRPKSKNDVFRRLRVELQRDVLQAMELADNFGQLTRIRFHRLEINPRLDPELFRFSPPPGVDVFEGT from the coding sequence ATGCAATTGTCTTTCTTTCCAGTGATTTTCCTGTTGTGGTGGGCAGCCGCAGCCACCGCCGCGCCCGTGGACGCGCTCGATGGCTTCCTTTCCCGGGTCAAGACCCTGGCTGCCGATTTCGAGCAGGAAGTCATCGACGAACACGGAAACGTCAGCCAGCGCAGCGAAGGGCGCTTCTATCTGGCGCGGCCGGGCAGGTTCCGCTGGGAATACCGCAAGCCGTACCGGCAATGGGTGATCGCCGACGGCAGCAAGGTCTGGTTCTACGATCCTGATCTGGAACAGGTGACCGTGCGCCCGCTCGACGAGGCGCTGGGATCGGCGCCGGCGCTGCTGCTCAGCGGTCAGGTCCGCCTGCAGGAGCGTTTCCGGGTGGCAGGGCAGGGAAGCGAAGGCGGGCGGGCCTGGGTGGAGCTGCGTCCCAAATCCAAGAACGACGTCTTCCGCCGTTTGCGGGTTGAACTGCAACGGGACGTTTTGCAGGCGATGGAACTGGCGGACAATTTCGGGCAGCTGACCCGGATCCGCTTCCATCGGCTGGAGATCAATCCCCGCCTCGATCCTGAGCTGTTCCGCTTCTCTCCGCCGCCCGGCGTGGATGTCTTCGAAGGCACGTGA
- a CDS encoding replication-associated recombination protein A — protein MKLENSADSRPLADRLRPQRLEEFFGQHHLLAPGKPLYEAVRAGHLHSMILWGPPGTGKTTLARMVAATADAEFIPLSAVLSNIQNIRQAIQQAEAIREQGRRTILFVDEVHRFNKAQQDAFLPHIETGLICFIGATTENPSFALNNALLSRARVYVLKPLGETDLEQVIDRALTDPCGFGGREIRLPAAVRPWLIQAADGDARRLLNLLEVLVDLGEEAGGVVHISEAVARDVLAGGSPRRFDRQGDAFYDQISALHKTIRGSDPDAALYWLCRMLDGGCDPLYIARRLVRIASEDIGNADPRALRLALDAWDAQERLGSPEGELALAQAAVYLACAPKSNAVYRAFQAAQRDAAATGSLEVPVHLRNAPTRLMRELGYGRRYRYAHDEPEGYAAGENYFPEEMEPRRYYQPVERGLEIKIAAKLQRLSELDRLWHQRHGPSSPDTEKSRRKPGPEES, from the coding sequence GTGAAGTTGGAAAACAGCGCCGATTCCCGGCCGCTGGCCGACCGCCTGCGGCCCCAGCGCCTGGAGGAGTTCTTCGGCCAGCACCACCTGCTGGCGCCGGGCAAGCCTCTCTATGAGGCGGTTCGGGCCGGACATCTGCACTCGATGATTCTCTGGGGGCCGCCGGGGACCGGCAAGACGACGCTGGCGCGGATGGTGGCGGCGACGGCGGACGCCGAATTTATACCGTTATCTGCTGTTTTATCCAATATCCAAAACATCCGCCAAGCCATCCAACAGGCAGAGGCGATCCGGGAACAGGGGCGCCGAACCATCCTCTTCGTCGACGAGGTGCACCGTTTCAACAAAGCCCAGCAGGACGCCTTTCTTCCCCATATCGAAACCGGGCTGATCTGCTTCATCGGGGCGACCACGGAAAATCCCTCCTTCGCCCTCAACAACGCCCTGTTGTCCCGGGCCAGGGTCTATGTACTCAAACCGCTCGGGGAAACCGACCTGGAACAGGTCATCGACCGCGCCCTGACCGATCCGTGCGGTTTCGGCGGCCGGGAGATCAGGCTGCCGGCCGCGGTGCGCCCCTGGCTGATCCAGGCCGCCGACGGCGATGCCCGCCGCCTGTTGAATCTGCTGGAAGTGCTCGTCGATCTGGGCGAGGAGGCAGGCGGCGTCGTCCACATCTCCGAAGCGGTCGCCCGGGATGTTCTGGCCGGCGGCAGCCCGCGCCGTTTCGACCGCCAGGGGGACGCCTTCTACGATCAGATCTCCGCCCTGCACAAGACCATCCGCGGCAGCGATCCCGACGCAGCCCTGTACTGGCTCTGCCGCATGCTGGATGGTGGTTGCGATCCGCTCTACATCGCCCGCCGCCTGGTGCGTATCGCCAGCGAGGACATCGGCAACGCCGACCCGCGGGCATTGCGCCTGGCGCTCGATGCCTGGGACGCCCAGGAGCGGCTGGGGTCGCCGGAAGGGGAGCTGGCCCTGGCCCAGGCGGCGGTCTATCTGGCCTGCGCACCGAAAAGCAATGCCGTCTATCGCGCCTTTCAGGCGGCGCAACGGGATGCCGCCGCCACCGGCAGCCTGGAGGTGCCGGTGCATCTGCGCAACGCCCCGACCCGGCTCATGCGGGAGCTGGGCTACGGCCGCCGCTACCGCTATGCCCATGACGAACCGGAAGGGTATGCCGCCGGGGAAAACTATTTTCCCGAGGAGATGGAACCGCGTCGCTATTACCAGCCGGTCGAGCGCGGCCTGGAAATCAAGATCGCGGCCAAACTGCAGCGCCTTTCCGAACTGGACCGGCTTTGGCACCAACGCCACGGCCCTTCGTCACCAGACACAGAAAAAAGCCGTCGTAAACCTGGTCCGGAAGAATCCTGA